A stretch of Besnoitia besnoiti strain Bb-Ger1 chromosome III, whole genome shotgun sequence DNA encodes these proteins:
- a CDS encoding formin FRM3 (encoded by transcript BESB_046930): MSALPACVLCCLGKGGPKAKTIGGVAGPRFLIAETHVPKPPPGFKAATKLQWTPLAEEKVTGTIFEGLLDRFPLASPRAQGAEAEASPPFSPCSVLNDTAESDGGSSPGSQQAALPPDLQKDLKAASESEAKLQQRALESVDGPSTSGGSSPLLSFSSCPATPESSVKKDAEGAKAARLGETCVAAPPSSASPGAPASPAGSSPLEPALQAPADEKSDSEQMEGTDGGATSTRGVVPFRYRLDFVRLFDLFYLDEKELSLKTKKAGGAGSGGGGAGGDGAGPLKKKGVLDGKASQNVEICLKKYKIATLDDFKDLAAQIDDPTTLAIDSNLADNITQYWPDTSMTEALKAKTAEDVLQMPVADQLYYTLIQHVSLGNEKLNFFLQRRGVDEELDSKREKLSKYSQAIDRLAKTLESDAFQDILGLVVRLGNCVNRGSKEGFGFKMKDFVGQLASCVSKDRSTNLFRVLVATVLEQNPADWEAMRGLQEVDAAKGIDLKDLLQFGDIEKKLGAWTKQIGDRRSAFGEAADKMEAWIHSREALLQELKKQVEDAEELQLRLRGLMGLTKAECIWPEPLRWFGQFYTHFETTAKEYRGAKDRDRQKAEREVKKKNDSIRRACTVGGGTTSSIAEKHSPSVPFRGSSTGRFAFSSCAAGSTGGDTSGNFFSGVGAQFQSSLAPPQRHRSCGGLEGSPFRSPGGPRPLSPLAPVGSPRAVKVKAFGSDEAWEDKPGSGPAGALQGEGGIAQAPAAEPGEESRSEDVKTGEDGGGQSGGQVSPKEATQEKVIWDAKGRRDSHPGALAMTPSDSASYRVSCLGLVATTIKHEKSKVAEKTKGKESVGDEGAREKRAAAADTASGEKAEKHVEDVVNLIANVDEEGRGMPPRIMATWAKARSPNSVVCHRGKKGASGMTFPALLRNKLHREQQRSVFDSSRFSSTPHGAPSITLVAASHASSDVYTPPLSSCQSPLSPQTSLRLQSLQGASHGVLSSASASPDSCIIPLSVTLPNLSPSTGIFRELAVSSLDKGASLGRRDSRGEVIPLSSGEGVGGGSVSASFVKSELTTSMREDERGESATKARVADKVGSPLVRNKVILPTSTAPSGAARASGRASRPAGAEPLQASAVTAGVSEMDKEWVRCGGGYCRQSESISNATTAAALRGQPRDVGRTASSSFVSHGSSAALPATTGSGAPPSRETLGVADEREETEARGSASKPTRRRSHGAAVDEADAGTRLEGRGASKPGGKRGTSGKFQSSQQHQASPPCSQSPQISGRSVMDGAREETAHAAAERAGEATMGGVFPLKSRGAADAIAEAENVGLEKPEGRPDDADLVSAPGGRGSLPVVASRRALERTSTASESIRKVRTRVTGGREGSVERQATNPYIAANVPRNPRRSDPGGRGVAGPGLSGDSPRAADARRLSAKGRAFDSDEKHVEAGDEGRRRDRKRTEPVGAAVSTPLRHARLMIKQHAVSQAAGGRECPRGPEQLLPQSASATTATEREPA, translated from the exons ATGTCGGCTCTACCTGCGTGTGTCCTGTGTTGCTTAGGGAAAGGAGGGCCGAAGGCAAAAACCATcggaggcgtcgcggggCCGCGTTTCCTCATCGCAGAGACTCACGTGCCGAAACCTCCTCCGGGCTTCAAAGCCGCCACCAAGCTCCAGTGGACGCCTCTGGCGGAGGAAAAG GTCACAGGGACGATTTTTGAGGGCCTTTTGGATCGCTTCCCTTTGGCGTCTCCGAGAGCCcagggcgccgaggcggaggcctctcCGCCGTTTTCGCCTTGCTCTGTCTTGAATGACACTGCAGAGAGTGACGGCGGCAGCTCCCCCGGCAGCCAACAGGCGGCACTTCCACCGGATCTGCAGAAGGACCTGAAAGCCGCTTCGGAGTCGGAAGCAAAGCTTCAGCAGCGAGCTCTCGAGTCTGTCGACGGACCCTCAACCAGTGGCGGCAGCagtcctcttctttctttctcttcttgccCAGCCACTCCAGAGAGCAGCGTAaagaaagacgcagagggagccAAGGCGGCCAGACTTGGGGAGacctgcgtcgctgcgccgccctcgtctgcttcgcctggtgcccccgcctcgcccgcgggctCCAGTCCGCTGGAGCCCGCCCTGCAGGCTCCAGCGGACGAGAAAAGCGACAGCGAACAAATGGAAGGcaccgacggcggcgcgacgtcgACGCGTGGCGTCGTGCCCTTTCGTTACCGCCTGGATTTCGTTCGTCTCTTTGACCTCTTCTACCTAGACGAGAAAGAGCTCTCGCtcaagacgaagaaggctggaggcgcagggagcggaggcggcggtgccGGTGGGGACGGCGCGGGGCctctgaagaagaagggcgTCCTCGACGGAAAGGCGAGTCAGAACGTTGAGATCTGTTTGAAAAAGTACAAAATCGCGACTCTCGACGACTTCAAAGACCTCGCTGCGCAGATCGACGACCCCACCACGCTGGCGATCGACTCCAACCTCGCTGACAACATTACGCAGTACTGGCCAGATACAAGCATGACGGAGGCCCTCAAGGCCAAGACTGCCGAAGATGTGCTGCAAATGCCCGTCGCCGACCAGCTCTACTACACGCTGATACAACACGTCTCCCTCGGAAACGAAAAACTCAACTTCTTCCTCCA ACGTCGAGGAGTCGACGAGGAGCTCGACagcaagcgcgagaagctgaGCAAGTATAGCCAGGCGATCGACCGGCTGGCCAAGAcgctggagagcgacgcgtTTCAGGACATTCTGGGGCTGGTGGTGCGCTTGGGGAACTGCGTGAACCGCGGCAGCAAGGAGGGATTCGGCTTCAAGATGAAGGACTTTGTCGGTCAGCTTGCCTCCTGCGTCAGCAAAGACCGATCGACCAATCTCTTTAG AGTCTTGGTGGCGACTGTGTTGGAGCAGAACCCTGCCGACTGGGAGGCGATGCGAGGTTTGCAGGAAGTCGATGCAGCGAAAGGC ATTGACTTGAAGGACCTGCTGCAGTTCGGAGACATCGAGAAGAAGCTGGGTGCGTGGACGAAGCAGAtcggcgaccgccgcagcgcgttcGGTGAGGCAGCGGACAAGATGGAGGCGTGGATCCACagtcgcgaggcgctgctgcaggagctgaagaagcaagtcgaagacgcagaggagctgcagctTCGGCTGCGGGGTCTCATGGGCCTGACCAAGGCAGAGTGCATCTGGCCAGAGCCGCTGCGCTGGTTTGGACAGTTCTACACGCACTTCGAAACGACGGCAAAGGAGTACCGCGGCGCAAAG GACCGGGATCGGCAAAAAGCTGAACGCgaggtgaagaagaagaacgacTCTAttcgccgcgcatgcaccgTCGGCGGAGGGACTACGAGTTCCATCGCAGAAAAACACTCTCCATCTGTGCCGTTTCGCGGCTCCTCGACAGGTCGCTTTGCCttctcgagctgcgcggcaggcTCGACGGGAGGCGACACGAGTGGGAACTTCTTCAGCGGCGTCGGGGCGCAATTCCAGTCGTCCCTGGCTCCGCCACAGCGACACCGAAGTTGCGGCGGGCTCGAGGGGTCCCCCTTCCGCTCTCCAGGcggcccgcggccgctctcgcctctcgcccctGTGGGGTCTCCGAGGGCTGTGAAGGTCAAGGCTTttggcagcgacgaggcgtgGGAGGACAAGCCCGGATCAGGCCCCGCAGGAGCTCTTCAGGGCGAGGGCGGTATCGCAcaggcgccagcagcagagcCCGGCGAAGAGTCTCGAAGCGAAGACGTGAAGACGGGTGAAGACGGCGGGGGACAGTCAGGGGGGCAGGTGTCTCCCAAAGAGGCCACGCAAGAGAAAGTTATATGGGATGCTAAAGGACGGCGAGATAGCCACCCGGGGGCATTGGCGATGACCCCGAGTGACTCCGCCAGTTACAGAGTGAGCTGCCTCGGTTTGGTCGCGACGACGATCAAGCACGAAAAAAGCAAAGTCGCGGAGAAGACCAAAGGCAAAGAGTCAGtgggcgacgaaggcgcacgggagaagagggcggctgcggccgacaccgcgagcggcgagaaggcagaAAAGCATGTCGAAGACGTGGTGAATTTGATTGCGAACGTGGATGAAGAAGGCCGAGGCATGCCCCCACGGATCATGGCTACGTGGGCGAAAGCAAGGTCGCCAAATTCCGTTGTGTGTCACAGAGGAAAAAAAGGGGCTTCCGGCATGACGTTTCCTGCGTTGCTAAGGAACAAGTTGCATAGAGAACAGCAACGCTCTGTCTTTGATTCATCCCGATTTTCCTCGACTCCACACGGCGCTCCATCAATTACCCtggtcgccgcgtcgcatGCCTCGTCTGACGTCTACACGCCGCCTCTCTCATCTTGTCagtcgcctctgtcgccccAAACTTCTCTGAGACTCCAGTCTCTCCAGGGCGCCTCCCACGGcgtcctctcttctgcgtctgcttctccagATTCCTGCATTATACCGCTGTCGGTGACTCTGCCCAACCTCTCTCCGTCCACGGGTATCTTTCGCGAACTCGCCGTGTCTTCCCTAGACAAAGGTGCCTCTCTCGGGAGGAGggacagccgcggcgaggtCATCCCACTCTCGTCTGGAGAGGGAGTCGGTGGCGGCTCTGTGTCTGCCTCCTTTGTTAAGTCAGAACTCACCACCAGCATgcgagaagacgagcgaggcgaaagcgcgacaaaggctcgcgtcgccgacaaGGTCGGCTCGCCTCTGGTTCGGAACAAAGTCATCCTGCCGACATCGACAGCCCcttcaggcgccgcgcgagcctctgGGCGGGCCTCTCGACCCGCAGGTGCTgagcctctgcaggcgtcaGCCGTGACCGCAGGCGTCTCAGAGATGGATAAGGAATGGGTGCGGTGTGGAGGCGGCTACTGTCGCCAGAGTGAGTCGATCTCTAACGCGACAACTGCAGCTGCGTTGCGCGGGCAGCCCCGAGACGTCGGCCGGACGGCTTCGTCGTCGTTCGTTTCCCACGGCTCGTCGGCGGCtctgccggcgacgacgggctCCGGAGCTCCGCCCTCGAGGGAGACCTTAGGCGtcgcagacgagagagaggagacagaggcgcgcggcagcgcctcaaAGCCCACTCGCCGAAGGAGCCACGGGGCAGCGGTGGACGAGGCTGACGCGGGCACCCGTTTGGAAGGAAGAGGTGCCTCGAAACCAGGCGGAAAAAGGGGGACGTCGGGCAAATTTCAATCGTCGCAGCAGCACCAGGCCTCCCCTCCGTGCAGCCAGTCTCCGCAGATCTCCGGGCGGAGCGTGAtggacggcgcgcgagaagagaccgcgcacgccgccgcagagcgcgcaggcgaggcaacTATGGGAGGAGTGTTTCCGTTGAAATCACGAGGAGCGGCCGACGCGATtgcagaagcagaaaatGTGGGGCTCGAGAAGCCAGAGGGCCGTCCTGACGACGCGGATCTCGTCAGCGCCCCAGGTGGACGCGGTAGTCTCCCTGTTGTTGCCTCGCGCAGAGCCCTAGAGAGAACTTCGACTGCTAGCGAGAGTATCCGCAAGGTTCGAACTCGTGTCACGGGTGGACGGGAGGGCAGCGTTGAGCGCCAAGCCACGAATCCGTACATCGCCGCGAATGTGCCCCGGAATCCGCGCCGGTCCGACCCGGGAGGGCGAGGGGTGGCGGGGCCCGGTCTTTCGGGCgactcgcctcgcgccgcagacgcccgtCGGCTGTCGGCGAAAGGGCGCGCTTTCGATTCGGATGAGAAGCACGTAGAAGCTGGAGACgagggacggcggcgagacAGAAAAAGAACCGAGCCCGTGGGTGCTGCAGTCTCAACTCCTTTGAGGCACGCGCGCCTAATGATCAAACAGCACGCGGTCTCGCAAGCagcgggcgggcgcgagtGTCCCCGAGGCCCGGAGCAACTCCTGCCGCAGAGTGCCAGCGCGACAACGGCGACCGAGAGAGAGCCAG